Proteins encoded by one window of Rhodamnia argentea isolate NSW1041297 chromosome 6, ASM2092103v1, whole genome shotgun sequence:
- the LOC115741471 gene encoding pentatricopeptide repeat-containing protein At5g43790-like — MGFVVCTSQLTVNAGARRACVLPDFDVEEGDGLNRRTTVGEGTTSELRIRTRLPHPITRTSSSSLPPLLAKCTHVIQFKQIHAHILKKPHHRHHHTDSDLTQLVQSLLGPGSHQPHLDYALAVFDQIARPSAFLCNTLLRACALHGLGNRGIRVYHQMMLQDVEPDAYTYPFLLKACSDLGQGKAVHSLVLKHDALNSHLHALTSLVTFYCRCGDLGSARSVFDRMTQRNLVSWTAMISGYTKHMRYEEGLALFREMLLSGVEINELTLVSVLSACAHLGALDVGRRVHCYIHRNHVPLNPLIAAALIDMYAKSGRMDKASQVFQTAPVKSVSTWNSLIGGLAIHGNGREALERFQQMQMNGTKPDDVTFITLLSACSHSGLVEEGQQIFYSMGGDCGIQPNIKHFGCLVDLLCRAGRTEEAYRVMIDMPIEPNEFLWGALLNACARNGDVLLAENAMEKLVELEPFNDGNYALMSNIYAANRRWNDVGKVRRLMKDMQIIKNPGLSSIEVDNIVHEFMVADIKHPFPGEIDCTLEDLVMTIS; from the exons ATGGGATTTGTGGTTTGCACTTCACAGCTCACTGTGAACGCGGGCGCGCGGCGTGCGTGCGTGCTTCCAGATTTCGATGTCGAGGAAGGCGATGG ATTGAACCGGAGGACGACGGTTGGGGAGGGGACGACCAGTGAGCTTCGTATCCGGACTAGACTG CCCCACCCAATTACCAGGACCTCATCatcctctcttcctcctctgctcGCCAAGTGCACCCACGTCATCCAATTCAAGCAAATCCATgcccacatcctcaagaaacCCCATCATCGGCATCATCATACAGACTCTGACCTCACCCAGCTTGTTCAGTCATTGCTTGGTCCGGGGTCCCACCAACCCCACCTGGATTATGCGCTCGCGGTGTTCGATCAGATAGCCCGTCCCTCTGCCTTCCTTTGCAACACTCTGTTGAGAGCCTGTGCTCTTCATGGTTTGGGCAACCGAGGGATCCGTGTGTATCATCAAATGATGCTCCAGGACGTGGAGCCTGACGCTTACACTTACCCGTTTCTTCTGAAGGCTTGCTCCGATCTTGGTCAAGGGAAAGCCGTCCACTCGCTCGTCCTCAAACACGATGCGCTCAACTCCCACCTACATGCTTTGACTTCTTTGGTTACTTTCTACTGCAGATGCGGTGATCTCGGCTCTGCGCGTTCCGTGTTCGACAGAATGACCCAGAGAAATCTGGTTTCGTGGACGGCCATGATTTCTGGCTATACCAAGCACATGAGGTATGAGGAGGGACTGGCCTTGTTTCGAGAAATGCTGCTTTCCGGGGTAGAGATAAATGAGTTGACATTGGTAAGTGTACTGTCAGCTTGTGCTCATCTCGGAGCTCTTGACGTGGGTAGACGGGTGCATTGTTATATCCACCGGAATCATGTTCCTCTTAACCCTTTAATCGCTGCTGCACTTATTGACATGTATGCAAAAAGTGGGCGCATGGACAAAGCATCACAAGTCTTCCAAACGGCACCTGTAAAGAGCGTTTCGACTTGGAATTCTCTCATCGGCGGACTTGCTATTCATGGTAATGGAAGGGAAGCCTTGGAGAGGTTCCAGCAAATGCAAATGAATGGAACAAAACCGGATGATGTCACTTTTATCACCTTGCTATCTGCATGCAGCCATTCAGGACTGGTGGAGGAAGGCCAGCAGATATTCTATTCCATGGGAGGAGACTGTGGGATTCAACCTAATATCAAGCATTTTGGGTGTTTGGTAGATCTCTTGTGCAGGGCAGGCAGAACAGAGGAGGCTTACCGGGTCATGATAGATATGCCCATTGAACCCAATGAGTTCCTCTGGGGAGCTCTGCTCAATGCATGCGCTCGCAATGGTGATGTTTTGTTAGCTGAGAATGCCATGGAAAAGCTTGTTGAGTTGGAGCCATTTAATGATGGAAACTACGCTCTCATGTCAAACATTTACGCTGCTAACCGACGGTGGAATGATGTTGGCAAGGTCCGAAGACTCATGAAAGATATGCAGATCATCAAGAACCCTGGTCTTAGTTCGATTGAGGTGGATAACATTGTGCATGAGTTCATGGTTGCAGACATTAAGCACCCATTTCCTGGAGAGATTGACTGTACATTAGAAGATTTGGTGATGACAATTAGCTGA
- the LOC115741544 gene encoding HVA22-like protein e — MGRLWTVLAHAHSLAGPVLMLLYPLYASVMAIESPSKIDDEQWLAYWILYSFLTLLEMLLQPLLEWIPIWYDVKLILAAWLVLPQFKGAAFLYERFVRERILKRHLKSCPTSSSPIGNGKPKSKNKFVDFITPKKGEHEAY; from the exons ATGGGTCGTCTGTGGACTGTCCTGGCGCACGCTCACTCCCTCGCCGG GCCGGTGCTGATGCTACTCTACCCTCT GTACGCGTCGGTGATGGCGATAGAGAGCCCCTCCAAGATAGACGATGAGCAGTGGTTGGCTTACTGGATCCTCTATTCCTTCCTCACCCTCCTCGAGATGCTCCTCCAGCCTCTTCTCGAGTG gaTACCCATATGGTACGATGTGAAGCTCATCTTGGCGGCGTGGCTGGTCCTCCCTCAGTTCAAAGGCGCGGCTTTCCTGTACGAGAGATTCGTGCGAGAGCGCATCCTGAAGAGGCACCTCAAGTCGTGCCCGACCTCCTCCTCCCCCATTGGCAATGGCAAACCCAAGTCCAAGAACAAGTTCGTCGATTTCATCACCCCCAAGAAA GGGGAGCACGAGGCGTATTAA
- the LOC115741389 gene encoding palmitoyl-acyl carrier protein thioesterase, chloroplastic-like, with the protein MNDSLSMRFMAGTCNFPAWPPPRAVAGRGEKNDVVAIMAKIGFCPWRCRGNASRPPPRLLVTAGTDGDQMVGMINGKKVNGVYINEAPLYTAATSNPDKLVKECGADSPPHACLVGRFVDNRFVYRQTFIIRSYEIGPDKTATMETLMNLLQETALNHVTSSGLAGNGFGATREMSLRKLIWVVTRIHVQVQRYSSWGDVVEIDTWVDAAGKNGMRRDWIIRDYNTQEIITRATSTWVIMNRDTRRLTKIPDQVREEVIPFYLNKLSIPTEENDTDKIDKLTDATAERIRSGLAPRWNDMDANQHVNNVKYIGWILESVPINVLEAYSLTSMTLEYRRECRQSNLLESLTSTTRSPGDSEADPPRKPGRCPELEYTHLLRMQADKAEIVRARTEWHSKTK; encoded by the exons ATGAACGACTCTCTGTCGATGAGATTCATGGCCGGGACGTGTAACTTCCCCGCGTGGCCTCCTCCCAGAGCCGTAGCGGGCAGAGGAGAGAAGAATGATGTTGTGGCGATCATGGCAAAGATTGGATTTTGCCCTTGGAGGTGCAGGGGCAATGCGTCCAGGCCCCCTCCGAGACTGTTGGTGACCGCCGGCACGGACGGAGATCAGATGGTTGGGATGATCAATGGGAAGAAAGTCAATGGGGTCTATATAAACGAAGCTCCGTTGTACACTGCCGCCACGAGCAATCCAGACAAGTTGGTAAAAGAATGCGGGGCTGATTCGCCGCCGCATGCATGCCTGGTTGGCAGGTTTGTGGATAACCGGTTTGTGTACAGGCAAACCTTCATCATCAGGTCATATGAAATTGGACCTGACAAAACTGCCACCATGGAGACCCTTATGAATCTCCTTCAG GAGACAGCCCTTAACCACGTAACGAGCTCCGGCCTTGCGGGCAATGGATTTGGTGCCACTCGGGAGATGAGTCTCCGGAAACTGATTTGGGTTGTCACGCGCATCCATGTACAAGTACAGAGATACAGCTCTTG GGGGGATGTTGTGGAGATTGATACCTGGGTCGATGCGGCGGGAAAGAACGGAATGCGGAGAGACTGGATTATCCGCGATTACAACACCCAGGAGATCATAACAAGAGCGACCAG CACATGGGTGATCATGAACAGAGACACCAGAAGATTAACCAAGATCCCTGATCAAGTTAGAGAAGAAGTCATACCTTTCTACCTGAACAAATTGTCAATTCCTACAGAAGAAAATGATACTGATAAAATAGACAAGCTCACCGATGCAACGGCAGAGAGAATTCGCTCGGGCTTAGCT CCAAGATGGAATGACATGGATGCCAACCAGCATGTAAATAATGTGAAGTACATTGGATGGATTTTAGAG AGCGTACCAATTAATGTATTGGAGGCTTACAGTCTGACAAGCATGACACTAGAATATCGACGTGAATGCCGACAATCAAATTTATTGGAGTCATTAACCAGCACAACTAGGAGCCCTGGAGACTCCGAGGCTGACCCTCCTCGTAAACCCGGCCGCTGTCCAGAGCTAGAATACACTCATCTGCTCCGGATGCAAGCAGACAAGGCGGAGATTGTTAGGGCGAGAACAGAGTGGCATTCCAAGACTAAGTGA
- the LOC115741582 gene encoding recQ-mediated genome instability protein 1: MRRRRLELACSSDDEAGNGEAATAPNPVPDPPLPPAAVEISDDEVGEAFIDVSESFSSPSHSPPPPAPPAPVAEFLQGLGLRLRREWLDSCLDALRASLPHFSSLDPPSIAKLCFQHFLLSDMNSSGAGVLPPNVHTMHLAHLPGPFVLQVDEVVNISCPLRGRYENAPAGLKRCLKLSMTDGVQRVFGMEYRPLQDLHALAPAGFKIALCNVHIRHGLLMLVPEAVEVLGGVVDELEAARQQLVQEVNKPPRGRRTRSGAAPSLATRATLAAWSPNADHVAQNGSAIAQDSTTSLTSRGVNLAPTELGNDLRSSVQSAVPASVQNAVPSPSPNFISEFEEMHVDAVPMSNMETASCSSANVAANSAEIHAGSVSNVMPYVVSNFSHGMVSSVNELDPDVETLDGLGAVPNPPSDIAIDVDDIQMVAEIEHPLILSGDRESPFMYLASLSTKWAATKEKASSVQGKVKCILTGVKGFQYKQRTTYELQVYVDDGSLISEILISHNVVLKGIGHSPEEVTAALSSTDKTIVSAMKETLRKFQYFLVNFEGIMLVEINGNSPLPIAIEMDEGCNTSDAWQLLRRLKSFTSRQEQRSSSKFIDVSP, from the exons ATGCGCAGGCGACGCCTTGAACTCGCCTGTTCCTCCGACGACGAAGCAGGAAATGGAGAAGCCGCTACTGCTCCCAACCCTGTGCCAGATCCTCCTCTTCCGCCTGCTGCGGTCGAGATATCCGATGACGAAGTTGGTGAAGCCTTCATCGACGTCTCCGAGAGCTTCTCCTCCCCATCTCATTCTCCCCCGCCGCCGGCGCCTCCTGCTCCGGTGGCGGAGTTCCTGCAGGGATTGGGATTGAGGTTGAGGAGAGAATGGCTCGACTCTTGCCTGGACGCCCTCCGCGCCTCCCTTCCCCATTTCTCTTCCCTCGACCCTCCCTCTATCGCCAAGCTCTGCTTTCAGCACTTCTTGCTCTCCGACATGAACTCCTCCGGCGCCGGCGTTCTTCCCCCGAATGTCCACACGATGCACCTCGCTCATCTCCCCGGGCCCTTCGTCTTGCAG GTAGATGAGGTTGTTAATATCAGTTGTCCTCTTCGAGGCAGGTACGAGAATGCACCTGCTGGCCTCAAGAGGTGCCTCAAGTTGTCCATGACCGACGGTGTTCAACGTGTTTTCGGCATGGAATACCGCCCCCTTCAGGATCTTCACGCCTTGGCCCCTGCTGGATttaag ATTGCTCTTTGTAATGTCCATATACGTCATGGCCTTCTAATGTTGGTTCCTGAAGCTGTTGAGGTCTTAGGAGGTGTTGTCGATGAGTTGGAAGCAGCACGTCAGCAGCTTGTTCAAGAAGTAAATAAACCTCCGAGAGGGAGAAG AACGAGGTCCGGAGCAGCTCCTTCATTAGCAACCAGAGCAACACTTGCTGCCTGGTCACCTAATGCTGATCATGTGGCACAAAATGGTAGTGCTATAGCACAAGATTCAACTACTTCCTTGACGAGTAGAG GTGTTAATCTGGCACCAACTGAATTGGGTAATGATCTAAGGAGCTCGGTGCAGTCTGCTGTTCCTGCTAGTGTGCAGAATGCGGTGCCTAGCCCATCACCGAACTTCATCTCAGAATTTGAAGAAATGCATGTGGATGCTGTTCCAATGAGTAACATGGAGACTGCCTCCTGTTCTTCAGCAAATGTTGCAGCAAACTCTGCTGAAATTCACGCGGGTTCCGTTTCAAATGTGATGCCATACGTGGTTTCTAACTTCTCACATGGCATGGTTTCATCTGTCAATGAGTTGGATCCTGATGTTGAGACCTTGGACGGATTAGGTGCTGTACCCAATCCTCCTTCGGATATTGCAATAGATGTGGATGACATTCAAATGGTCGCTGAGATTGAACATCCTCTCATATTGTCTGGAGATCGAGAAAGCCCATTCATGTACTTAGCAAGTTTATCCACAAAGTGGGCTGCAACGAAAGAGAAAGCATCGTCCGTGCAAGGAAAAGTCAAG TGCATTTTGACTGGTGTGAAGGGATTCCAGTACAAGCAAAGGACAACATACGAGCTTCAGGTTTATGTTGATGATGGAAGCCTCATATCTGAGATTCTGATCAGTCACAAT GTCGTGCTCAAGGGAATTGGGCATTCTCCAGAGGAGGTCACTGCAGCTCTTTCTTCTACGGACAAGACGATAGTCAGTGCTATGAAGGAGACATtaagaaaatttcaatattttctggTGAACTTCGAG GGAATTATGCTTGTGGAGATCAATGGAAATTCTCCGCTTCCAATCGCCATTGAGATGGATGAAGGTTGTAATACGTCTGATGCATGGCAGCTCCTGAGAAGACTGAAGTCCTTTACCTCGCGTCAGGAACAACGCTCATCATCAAAATTTATAGATGTATCCCCTTGA
- the LOC115741551 gene encoding 11-beta-hydroxysteroid dehydrogenase A-like, with product MDLIHKFLNLVAPPFTFFSLCLFLPPFYAFKFFLSILSSLFSESVEGKVVLITGASSGIGEYLAYEYGRRGACLALVARREMSLREVAERARELGSPDVIVIQADVSQVDDCRRLVNETMNHFQRLDHLVNNAGISSICKFEDAGDITNFRAIMDTNYWGSVYTTRFAVPYLRYSRGKIIVLSSSASWLPAPRTSFYNASKAALLNMFETLRVELGPDIGITIVTPGFIESELTQGKHFTEEGKLEVDQDLRDVQVGVIPVGSVQGCAKAIVNGACRGHRYLTEPAWFKMTYYWKAFCPEILEWSYRLMYLAGPGEPPTEAPSKKLVDLTGAKQLIYPSTIQTPLIKTD from the exons ATGGATTTGATCCACAAGTTCCTGAATCTGGTGGCTCCTcctttcactttcttttctctctgccTCTTCTTGCCCCCTTTCTACGCTTTCAAGTTCTTCCTCTCCATCTTGAGCTCCCTCTTCAGCGAGAGCGTCGAAGGTAAGGTCGTCCTCATCACCGGTGCTTCCTCCGGCATCGGAGAG TACCTGGCTTACGAGTATGGGAGGAGGGGTGCATGCTTGGCTCTGGTGGCCCGGCGGGAGATGTCGCTGCGGGAAGTGGCGGAGAGGGCGAGGGAGTTGGGCTCTCCAGACGTTATAGTCATTCAGGCCGATGTTTCCCAAGTCGATGACTGCAGGCGCCTCGTCAACGAGACCATGAATCACTTCCAAAGAC TGGACCATCTGGTCAACAACGCAGGGATTAGTTCCATCTGCAAGTTTGAAGATGCAGGCGACATCACCAATTTTAGAGCTATCATG GACACTAACTACTGGGGTTCGGTCTATACCACCCGGTTCGCAGTTCCATACCTAAGGTACAGCAGAGGCAAGATCATAGTGCTTTCTTCCTCTGCCTCCTGGTTGCCTGCTCCTCGAACGAGTTTCTACAAT GCAAGCAAAGCAGCCCTGCTGAACATGTTCGAGACATTGAGGGTGGAGCTGGGTCCAGACATTGGAATAACCATTGTTACGCCTGGCTTCATAGAGTCTGAGCTGACTCAAGGGAAGCACTTCACCGAGGAAGGCAAGCTGGAGGTGGATCAAGACTTGAGAGAT GTCCAAGTGGGTGTGATCCCGGTGGGGTCGGTACAAGGATGTGCGAAAGCAATAGTGAACGGCGCATGTAGAGGGCACAGGTACTTGACTGAGCCAGCATGGTTTAAGATGACCTACTATTGGAAGGCATTCTGCCCCGAGATCTTAGAGTGGTCGTACCGGCTCATGTATCTGGCCGGCCCTGGAGAACCCCCGACGGAAGCACCCAGCAAGAAGTTGGTGGATCTAACCGGTGCCAAGCAGCTGATCTACCCGAGCACCATTCAGACACCCCTAATCAAAACTGACTAG
- the LOC115741472 gene encoding omega-hydroxypalmitate O-feruloyl transferase: MAATVSNGATLELSVEKREAILVPPAEETERGLYYLSNLDQNIAVIVRTIYCFKSDSKGNEETFEVIKNGLSKVLVPYYPLSGRLTISPEGKLIVDCTGEGAVLVEAEANCTVKEIGDITKPDPVTLGKLVYDIPGASNILEIPPVVAQVTRFKCGGFVLGLCMNHCMFDGIAAMDFVNSWGETSRGLTLNVPPFLDRTILKARNPPKVEFTHHEFDQIEDVSKTGKLYEDEQMQYRSFCFDPKKLEQLKKKAMEDGALDRCTTFEALSAFVWTARTEALKMKPDQQTKLLFAVDGRSRFEPRLPEGYFGNGIVLTNSLCSAGDLMESPLSFAVRKVQHAIEMVTDSYMRSAIDYFETTRARPSLAATLLITTWSRLSFHTTDFGWGEPVLSGPVALPEKEVILFLSHGQERKSINVLLGLPESAMSIFEQLMNV; this comes from the exons ATGGCGGCTACTGTCAGTAATGGTGCCACCCTTGAACTCAGCGTAGAGAAACGAGAAGCTATTCTGGTTCCCCCTGCCGAGGAGACCGAGAGGGGCCTCTACTACCTCTCGAACCTTGACCAGAACATCGCGGTGATTGTCCGCACCATCTACTGCTTCAAGTCTGATTCGAAAGGCAACGAGGAAACTTTTGAGGTCATCAAGAATGGTCTCTCCAAGGTTCTTGTTCCCTACTATCCGCTTTCGGGGAGGCTGACGATTAGCCCCGAAGGGAAGCTCATAGTGGATTGCACGGGGGAGGGTGCTGTTTTGGTTGAGGCTGAAGCTAACTGTACCGTGAAGGAGATTGGAGATATTACCAAACCTGATCCAGTGACTCTTGGAAAGCTGGTTTACGACATTCCTGGTGCCAGTAACATACTCGAGATACCTCCCGTAGTGGCTCAG GTGACAAGATTCAAGTGTGGAGGGTTTGTTCTGGGGCTGTGCATGAACCACTGTATGTTTGATGGGATTGCTGCCATGGACTTTGTGAATTCCTGGGGTGAAACTTCAAGGGGATTGACTCTAAATGTCCCTCCTTTCCTAGACAGGACCATACTCAAAGCCAGAAATCCTCCTAAGGTAGAGTTTACACATCACGAATTTGACCAGATTGAAGATGTCTCAAAGACCGGCAAACTATACGAAGATGAGCAAATGCAGTATAGATCATTCTGTTTCGACCCCAAAAAGCTCGAACAACTCAAGAAGAAAGCCATGGAAGATGGAGCCCTGGATAGATGCACAACTTTCGAAGCCTTGTCGGCATTTGTGTGGACAGCCCGCACGGAAGCATTAAAAATGAAGCCTGACCAACAAACGAAGCTCCTCTTTGCAGTTGATGGACGGTCTCGCTTTGAGCCTCGGCTGCCTGAGGGTTACTTTGGTAATGGAATAGTGTTAACAAACTCTCTGTGCAGTGCTGGCGATCTCATGGAGAGCCCCCTGTCTTTTGCTGTGAGGAAGGTCCAACATGCAATTGAAATGGTCACGGACAGCTACATGAGGTCAGCAATAGACTACTTCGAAACAACAAGAGCAAGACCGTCCCTAGCAGCGACACTTCTCATCACAACTTGGTCTAGGCTGTCCTTCCACACCACTGACTTTGGTTGGGGAGAGCCTGTACTGTCTGGCCCTGTGGCTTTGCCTGAGAAGGAAGTCATACTTTTCCTGTCCCATGGtcaagaaaggaaaagcatAAATGTGCTACTTGGGTTGCCAGAGTCAGCCATGAGCATCTTTGAACAGCTGATGAACGTCTGA
- the LOC125315623 gene encoding uncharacterized protein LOC125315623 has protein sequence MNMGVVMDKSNVYMIRRSWTINAVMKRLLRKWLKTNQTSRAVASAPVPAGCFPVYVGEGDRKERFVVKAEQANHPLFKSLLEDAESVYGFCCQGPLSLPCDPDFFFKVLAEMEYSHHDHCSCSDDDGDDLFPNTKTPGSNQTPKDWWFPFRITPNNSLKVRWFTSKSDDEEQRCCHASPYRLLTPPNSLLKLNQGGRPS, from the coding sequence ATGAACATGGGAGTTGTCATGGATAAGTCGAATGTCTATATGATTAGGAGGAGCTGGACAATCAACGCGGTGATGAAGAGGTTACTTAGGAAGTGGCTGAAGACGAATCAGACGAGCAGGGCGGTAGCTTCGGCTCCAGTTCCGGCAGGATGCTTCCCGGTGTACGTGGGAGAGGGGGACCGGAAAGAGAGGTTCGTGGTGAAGGCGGAGCAGGCGAACCACCCCTTGTTCAAGTCCTTGCTGGAGGATGCTGAGTCGGTGTATGGATTCTGCTGCCAAGGCCCTCTGTCGCTTCCCTGTGACCCTGACTTCTTCTTCAAAGTCCTTGCCGAGATGGAATATTCCCATCACGATCACTGCTCTTGCAGCGACGATGATGGCGACGATTTATTCCCGAATACTAAAACTCCGGGCAGTAACCAGACGCCTAAAGACTGGTGGTTCCCGTTTCGGATAACTCCTAACAACAGTCTGAAAGTCCGGTGGTTCACAAGCAAGTCGGATGACGAGGAGCAGCGGTGCTGTCATGCATCTCCGTACCGCCTGCTCACTCCACCCAACTCATTGCTCAAGCTGAACCAAGGCGGCCGTCCTTCCTAA